One Lytechinus variegatus isolate NC3 chromosome 14, Lvar_3.0, whole genome shotgun sequence genomic region harbors:
- the LOC121428004 gene encoding uncharacterized protein LOC121428004 encodes MEELEREDSKEKMMIPNGRHINEGDGAGSKETKINENKFGNHGEGKVGESLSLSKAVLEPKQRPRLMSFEEAVAGETMARCLADLTHRNKHQAIINRGHQTPQQYGRSFSYTSNASRFSNAHLQQRGRPSAPNLGSGRRMLTLTPTLERSSNSQEFVQEKRIFRQISEPAMLSCFVDDNGTQNLNRSRSNNTGFTTDVQNAAVGGSCNAINRQRHSSPHPNRRLASSRCMSYSEQVNSINDNVHGTNSLNHAQSEPKLGDPPRLIVVDIPLESEESGSTRRAMQGDNSNLTEMNLTTPDGMALNENCSQLIAGTDLKVRRGHTIHVNSSTNNPEIEDIWTRREDFVPPNGAIPSKVLDSHSLKTKCNLERGKVQVAQQGALSQEDRLDNAPPGGRMVSSRDNLICTTESGMNGMYHDEEEGGEIGVFEAMEHTTDSETCDSSSVDSRNDVMSIERAPYTMRGTNAECRSAPLLRKQVSFDLSLTFFDDDIVNGRPGQSPDSVGKSSPWFKRLRRPTRTRSEGRVDACSLDDVFEEPEEQRPKSGTLPRNIGSSLFKDDTDIDVPQTTFNGGKPKSSTLPASYRALPQNKSSILQPDFFIRKNEKYPKPRKKDHGKVKIPKQRSHSEINPYSCDKREKRSSVIAEEDDISALTAPTSKKPFSGLRRMLSRESIQNKQGKVLRRRSKSESCMLLPMGNCKVCDLKVERGDEVAMPTEDIIHKRCFKCAK; translated from the coding sequence ATGGAGGAACTTGAGAGAGAAGATAGCAAAGAGAAAATGATGATTCCAAATGGGAGACATATTAATGAAGGAGATGGAGCAGGAAGCaaagaaactaaaataaatgagaataaGTTTGGTAATCATGGTGAGGGTAAGGTTGGAGAGTCGCTGTCATTGAGTAAAGCTGTTTTGGAACCTAAGCAACGCCCTCGCTTGATGAGCTTTGAGGAGGCGGTTGCCGGGGAAACCATGGCACGCTGCCTGGCAGATTTAACGCATCGCAACAAGCACCAAGCAATTATTAACAGAGGCCATCAGACACCTCAGCAGTATGGACGCTCGTTCAGTTACACCAGCAATGCTTCGCGATTCAGTAATGCTCATCTTCAACAACGAGGGCGTCCTAGCGCACCAAACCTCGGGTCCGGACGGAGGATGCTGACTCTTACTCCTACATTAGAACGCTCAAGCAATTCTCAGGAGTTTGTGCAAGAAAAGAGAATATTCCGTCAGATTAGTGAGCCAGCGATGCTTTCATGTTTTGTAGATGATAATGGTACTCAGAATCTCAATCGCAGTCGTAGCAATAATACCGGATTTACCACTGACGTCCAGAACGCTGCAGTTGGTGGAAGCTGTAATGCTATTAATCGGCAAAGGCATTCAAGCCCTCACCCAAATAGAAGACTTGCCTCATCACGTTGTATGTCATACAGTGAGCAAGTAAACTCTATAAATGACAACGTGCATGGCACAAATAGTCTGAACCATGCGCAATCAGAACCAAAGCTAGGGGACCCACCCCGATTGATCGTCGTTGATATACCGCTGGAATCGGAAGAGTCGGGTTCAACGCGAAGAGCGATGCAGGGTGATAATTCCAACCTGACTGAAATGAATCTCACAACACCAGATGGTATGGCCCTTAATGAGAACTGCTCTCAGTTAATTGCAGGAACAGACTTGAAGGTCAGGAGGGGGCACACCATCCATGTCAACTCATCAACTAACAATCCTGAAATAGAAGATATCTGGACCAGGCGCGAGGATTTCGTTCCCCCAAACGGCGCTATTCCAAGCAAAGTACTAGATTCTCATTCGCTGAAAACCAAGTGCAATTTGGAGAGGGGGAAAGTACAGGTGGCACAGCAGGGTGCCCTCTCGCAAGAAGACAGACTGGATAATGCACCCCCAGGAGGGAGAATGGTATCATCTAGGGATAATTTGATTTGTACTACAGAGAGTGGAATGAATGGAATGTACCATGATGAAGAGGAGGGGGGTGAGATTGGGGTATTTGAGGCCATGGAGCATACAACTGATAGTGAGACATGCGATAGCTCTTCAGTGGATAGCAGAAATGATGTGATGAGCATAGAAAGAGCACCGTACACCATGCGTGGGACCAATGCCGAGTGCAGGAGTGCTCCTTTACTCCGAAAACAAGTCAGTTTTGATCTTTCCCTCACCTTCTTCGATGACGACATCGTCAATGGCCGTCCGGGTCAATCCCCGGACTCCGTTGGGAAGTCGTCACCTTGGTTCAAGCGACTTCGCCGTCCTACACGGACTCGCAGCGAGGGACGAGTTGATGCATGTTCCTTGGATGATGTTTTTGAAGAGCCGGAAGAGCAGCGACCAAAATCAGGCACGTTGCCTCGGAATATTGGATCTAGTCTTTTCAAAGATGATACTGATATTGATGTCCCTCAAACGACATTCAACGGTGGGAAACCAAAATCTAGTACACTACCTGCCTCTTACCGTGCATTACCTCAAAACAAATCTAGCATCTTGCAGCCAGATTTCTTCATCcgcaaaaatgaaaaatacccAAAGCCTCGTAAGAAGGACCATGGCAAAGTGAAAATACCAAAGCAACGTTCTCATTCAGAAATTAACCCATACAGCTGTGACAAAAGGGAGAAACGCTCCTCTGTTATTGCGGAGGAGGATGATATTAGCGCCCTCACAGCGCCAACCAGTAAGAAACCGTTTTCGGGATTGCGTCGGATGCTGTCACGGGAGTCGATACAGAACAAGCAAGGGAAAGTGTTGCGGAGAAGAAGCAAGAGTGAGTCATGTATGCTACTTCCTATGGGTAACTGTAAGGTGTGTGATTTAAAGGTTGAGAGAGGAGATGAGGTTGCCATGCCAACAGAAGACATCATTCACAAGAGATGCTTCAAATGTGCCAAGTAA